The Bacteroidia bacterium genomic interval ACCACTTTTCACTGATCCTCCCCTTCACCTGCGTCTGCAAATCTTCCTGAAAATTGAGAATATCCTGCCCCTTCCATTCATGGATGGAACGATCACAAGCAGGCTGTCTTTCTTTAAAGACTTTTTCCACCTCCTTTTTCAGCTGCTGAAAGTACAAGACGTCTTGCTCTTGCATGATAGCGAATATACAAATCTCCTTTCCTATATCGTGCTTCCAAAACAATTGTAAAAGGATTTACAAGGCATTTACAGGGAATTTTCCGGGCCTTCTTTTCTGAGGCTTGCAAATTGGAGGCAAAACACAAAAAAATTTATGTACACATTAAATCGAAGAATCATGAAAAATTTCCTCATTGCTTTTGGTATTCTCTTTTCCTTCATATTGCTCCCTGCTCAGAATTCCGGCAATATCAATTACCAGAGCAGTAATAATATCAATCAGAGCATCCGGCTTCCAGACAACAACATAGGAAGCAATTTTGGCAATCGATATGAATTGATTGCTCAAAGCAAGGGTCTCTATAATCTAAAGGCTGATCATTACGTAGCCATTTTCAATATCGTTCAGATTGCAAAAGGAGCCGAAGAAGTCAATCAGTTGATGGATAGCCGAATTGAAAAAGTAGCTGAGCAAGTAAAGGCACTTTCAGATACCCGTATGCATGTCGATATGCTTTCTTTTGTACCCGTATATGAATATGAAGTAGAAAAGAAAGTATTTAGCAAAAAGACCTACAATGAAATCCCAACGGGTTTCGAACTCAAGAAAAACCTTCATATCGAATACCAGGATCCAGAGGTACTAAATAAACTGATCAGTATTTGTGCAGGGGCCGAGATTTATGATATGGTGCGGGTGGATTATCTATCTCTGGAAATGGAAAAGGCCCGCAAAGAGCTTCGAGCCAAAGCAAAGAAGGAGATTTTGGAGAAAATGAGTTTTCAAGCTGATTTGCTAGGGATAAAGATCGACACCCTGGAAAAAGAGTTCGCAGAGAACTTCCGTGTCATTTATCCAGTAGAAGCCTATCGTTCCTACCAGGCTTTTTCAAGCCCCACCCTTTACCTCACCAAAAATGCCCAGGTAAACCATCAGGCAAAATCCCGAACGCTCTACTACCAACCGATTATGGACAAGGAATTTGACTTTGTTTTCAACCCCATAATGGTCGAACCCAATATCCAAATCCTCTACGAATTGAAGGTGAAAGTTCATCGCCTCCCTAAAGCAGCTCCACAGGTTCGGGAGATCGTCAAAAAGGAGAGAGAGTATTATCTACTCAATCCCAATGGAGAAATCAAGTCAGTACAGTTACAACCTTAGTTGACAGAAAGGGGGCAAAATTTGTCCCCTTATTTTTTCCCCTATATACTAGAACCAACTTCCCCAGAATCCGTTATTTTGAGCATACACATCTTATAAAAGCTCAACATCATGGAAACACAAATGGCGGCATACGCCCAGGTATTATTATTTGCCATCCCTGTCCTTTACTTCTTCATCATTCTGGAAAGCATTTACTCCTGGAAAAAAGGAACCCAGGCATTCAGAAGTTTTGATACCATCGCCAGCATTAGCGCCGGTATCACCAATAGCCTGAAGAGCGTTTTGGGCCTCACCTTTTTTGTCATTGGATACGATGTACTGCTGGAACATCTGGCGGTAGTACAATTGGAAATCAATTGGCTGCTTTATGTCCTGGCCTTTCTCGCCCTCGACTTTGCAACTTACTGGAGTCACAGACTGATGCATGAAGTCAATTTCTTCTGGAACAAACATGTCGTTCATCATGCCAGCGAAGAGTACAACCTATCCGTAGCCCTCCGTCAGCCGATCTCTGAAATTGTGAGCATATTTTTCTTCTTTATGTTCCCTGCAGCTTTACTAGGAGTTCCCAGTGAAGTGATCGCTGTACTGACACCATTGCATTTTCTCTTGCAGTTCTGGATTCACACGGCTCATATTGGAAAACTCGGGATTCTGGAATATATCCTTGTTACTCCCTCCCAACATAGGGTTCATCATGCCCTTAATGATATCTATCTGGACAAAAACCTTTCCGGCGTCTTTTGCATCTGGGATCGTCTGTTTGGAACCTTTCAGGAAGAACTGGAGGAAGAGCCACCCGTTTATGGCAGCAAGAGGCAGGTCAATAGCTGGAATCCAGTTAGACTCAATTTCTCTCACCTCAGTCTCATGATAAAGGATGCATGGCATTGCAAAAGTTACCGGGACAAGCTCAGGATTTGGTTTATGCCAACGGGATGGAGACCGAGAGATGTGGCAGAAAAATTTCCGGTAAGGTCTGCAAATCAGCATAGCCTGGAGAAATATGATACCGATCTTTTTACGGGCTTAAAAGCCTGGGCCTGGTTGCAATGCATCATGGCCAATCTTATGCTCGTCCATCTGCTGTTCTTCTACGCAGAAATCGGTTTCCCCAATCTTTTGCTTTATGGAGGTTTTATCTTTTTAGGGATCTACAGCTATTCAAGTTTGATGGATCTGGAAAAAACTTCGATCTGGGCAGAGGTAGTTCGATTTATCTTTGGCATGGGACTTCTTTTTTATTTCGGGGAATGGTTCCAGATTCCGGAACTCAATCTCTTTATGCTCATGTATTTATTGATTTCTCTTTTGCTCCACATTCATTTTGTCATAAAGGAAATTCCAATTTTGAAGGTAGTAAAGCATTGGGGAAAAGGGATGCCGGGGGTTCATACTTAAAAGACGTGTTGGAGTGTTAGTGTACTAGTGTGTTGGCGTTTGGGGATTGAAGCAAGCGGATAGTCTCATCCCTCTCCAAGAACACTTGAATACAAGAACACCTGAACATCTCCCCGTCCTTGTTCTCCCTTCAATATGTCCTTATCTTAAAGGAATAGAAATACACAAACAGGAATAATGGGACAACTCGATTTTTCAAAGGTTTCAGAACAAACTGCAGATGCCATTCTGAAATTCCTTAACCAGGCTTTCAGGCCACAGGACATTCTCAACAAAGCCCTCATCAAAGAAGAAGGAGAGACCAAAGATTATGGGATCGGTCCGGTAGTCGCAGGGAGAATTATAAAGCGTAGAAAAGAACTTCCTCGCTGGCGCTTCACCGAACTTTCCCAACTCAATGGCATCAAAGGATTTGGGCAAGATAAATTTGAAGACCTGGTGGATACCTTTTCTATTTCATCAGCAGAACATTTACGCTATGTGATAGAATCGAAACCCATCCTCTATGAAAACTTCCCTTTCACCTACCATGCCATCACTTTTTCGGATGATCAGGAGTTTCAGGAGCAAACTGCAGATGAAGCGAGTCTTCGGAAACTTGTAGCTTCTCATATTGAGCACCTGGCGAGCAGAAAGAATGTTGCAGAGAAAGATCTGGCAAAGGCACGAGCGCAGATTGATTCAGCCTATATCGAGAAATTCTTTACCGCTTTTCAGGGAGCTTATGCCTGGGCGGTATGGTTTTACGGTTTCGATGCGGATAATTGGTTTGGCTTCGATCAAATGAGAATTCCCCTGGAATCCTATCTATATGAAAATGGAGATGATCCAGCTTTATATCTTTTTAAAGGATTTGAGAACAAGCTGATTCTCAGAGGAATTAGCGTTCTGGATCTGCCGGTTGTGGTGCATCCTGTAGAAAAAACTGTATATCTTTGGGCTGCGGAGCTTTTTGATTAAAGCTTTTTTCCGATATTTAAGTATGGAGAAGCTAATGATCCCCCTGCTTCTCATCCTCTTGATGAGCTGTGGGCGGGAAAATAGTATGAGGTCTCCAAAACCCAAACAAGACCTCCGGATCAATGAGATCCAGGTGATCGGCAGCCATAACAGTTACAAAACTGCTATAGAGCCGGCACTGATGAAAATTTTGATGAAAGAGGATTCAGCCACTTTCTTCGCCCTCGATTATTCCCATGTGAAGATCG includes:
- a CDS encoding SIMPL domain-containing protein; translation: MKNFLIAFGILFSFILLPAQNSGNINYQSSNNINQSIRLPDNNIGSNFGNRYELIAQSKGLYNLKADHYVAIFNIVQIAKGAEEVNQLMDSRIEKVAEQVKALSDTRMHVDMLSFVPVYEYEVEKKVFSKKTYNEIPTGFELKKNLHIEYQDPEVLNKLISICAGAEIYDMVRVDYLSLEMEKARKELRAKAKKEILEKMSFQADLLGIKIDTLEKEFAENFRVIYPVEAYRSYQAFSSPTLYLTKNAQVNHQAKSRTLYYQPIMDKEFDFVFNPIMVEPNIQILYELKVKVHRLPKAAPQVREIVKKEREYYLLNPNGEIKSVQLQP
- a CDS encoding sterol desaturase family protein — protein: METQMAAYAQVLLFAIPVLYFFIILESIYSWKKGTQAFRSFDTIASISAGITNSLKSVLGLTFFVIGYDVLLEHLAVVQLEINWLLYVLAFLALDFATYWSHRLMHEVNFFWNKHVVHHASEEYNLSVALRQPISEIVSIFFFFMFPAALLGVPSEVIAVLTPLHFLLQFWIHTAHIGKLGILEYILVTPSQHRVHHALNDIYLDKNLSGVFCIWDRLFGTFQEELEEEPPVYGSKRQVNSWNPVRLNFSHLSLMIKDAWHCKSYRDKLRIWFMPTGWRPRDVAEKFPVRSANQHSLEKYDTDLFTGLKAWAWLQCIMANLMLVHLLFFYAEIGFPNLLLYGGFIFLGIYSYSSLMDLEKTSIWAEVVRFIFGMGLLFYFGEWFQIPELNLFMLMYLLISLLLHIHFVIKEIPILKVVKHWGKGMPGVHT